From a single Nostoc edaphicum CCNP1411 genomic region:
- a CDS encoding PAS domain-containing protein: protein MSQQQRTLLIVDDSPEDRELYRRYLLRDREHSYTILEATLGQEGLELWQQHQPDAVLLDYRLPDLDGLEFLAQLQPSILQPCLPVIVITGQGNEAIAVKAIKAGAQDYIVKEQITPEGLQIAVNGAIETVRLRTQLQQRIERERVVAHITQKIHQSPNLNEILQTAVGEVREFLHTDRVLVFQLKPDGDGTVIAESVGAQWRSLLSQTMYDPCLAENYLAWNPSETVSYDTAFVENYIQRYRQGYVTAIFDIQDSSIDPCHVELLAQFQVKANLVVPIIYDNHFWGLLIAHNCATPRRWQPLEIDLLKELGIQVGIAIRQAELYQQVQNELTDRRRVEAELRESEEWLQLALSASRMGTWNWNILTGKISWSDNLEALFGLEQGEFDGSFEMFVARVHPDDRDRLLAAIDHAIATREDYEIEFRVVYPNGKIRWALSQGKVLYDQHGQPIQMAGIDLDITERKRSAETLRESEERFRQLAENIDAVFWIKEVLENRVSYVSPAYKKLWGLNPQDLYQGQQAWIDRIHPEDREATDRAFHEKAVAGQFDQEYRIILPDGSIRWVRDRCFTLRDETGEIYRFAGIAEDISDRKQAELALRQSEEFKNRILDSSSDCIKVLSLDGRLLYMNTGGLCLMEIDDLDSYLNTEWLCSWEDGYRQQAEQALAAAKTGEVSIFRGYCPTVKGTPKWWEVVVSPILDASGQLERILLISRDITERKKTELLLQENEARLKLAYKATRSGVWDWGITRNIAHVSEEYCNLFGLDPTTQEVSFELWLSLVYPDDRTSANEIVSRTIQQQQEYYETDYRILHPDGIRWLAARAKVFYDAAGNAVRMLGNVQDITDRKQAEIERDRLLQLEQSARAEAERANRIKDEFLAVLSHELRSPLNPILGWTKLLQTRKFSETKTAEALATIERNAKLQTQLIDDLLDVAKILRGKLSIDATPVNLAFVIESAIDTVRTAAVAKSILLHPVLPNIGQVSGDSNRLQQIVWNLLSNAIKFTPNGGRVEIRLQQLDNQAEIIVSDTGKGINPEFLPYIFESFRQEDVSITRKYGGLGLGLAIVRQLVEAHGGTIAADSPGEGLGATFTVQLPLLNVEPEIKRPDELPQPALELTGIRVLTVDDDADARELLTVLLAEYGATVLTVASAAEVLVNLESFQPDVLVSDIGMPEVDGYSLIQQIRTLTAEKGGEIPAIALTAYARIEDSQRAITSGYQRHVTKPLDPEELVEAVVTLVQTKLYHSSK, encoded by the coding sequence ATGTCTCAGCAACAGCGCACTCTTTTAATTGTCGATGATTCCCCAGAAGATCGAGAACTTTATCGGCGGTACTTGCTGCGCGATCGCGAACATTCTTACACTATCCTAGAAGCAACGCTGGGACAAGAAGGGCTAGAACTTTGGCAGCAACATCAGCCCGATGCTGTGTTGCTTGATTATCGACTGCCCGACTTGGACGGACTAGAATTTCTAGCACAATTGCAACCCTCAATACTACAGCCTTGCCTACCTGTAATTGTCATCACCGGACAGGGCAATGAGGCGATCGCAGTTAAGGCGATCAAAGCGGGCGCACAAGATTATATCGTCAAAGAGCAAATCACCCCAGAAGGGCTGCAAATAGCAGTCAATGGGGCAATTGAAACAGTGCGGCTACGTACTCAACTACAACAGCGGATTGAACGAGAGCGCGTAGTTGCACATATTACCCAGAAAATTCACCAATCGCCGAATCTGAATGAAATTCTCCAGACAGCCGTAGGCGAAGTCCGAGAATTTCTACACACCGATCGCGTTTTGGTTTTTCAGTTAAAACCTGACGGGGATGGCACAGTAATCGCAGAATCAGTTGGGGCACAGTGGCGATCGCTGCTCTCCCAGACTATGTACGATCCCTGCCTCGCTGAGAACTACTTGGCATGGAATCCGTCGGAAACTGTCAGCTACGATACCGCCTTTGTCGAAAATTATATCCAACGCTATCGTCAGGGTTACGTAACGGCAATTTTTGACATTCAGGATAGCAGTATCGATCCCTGCCACGTTGAACTGTTGGCTCAGTTTCAAGTAAAAGCTAATTTGGTAGTGCCGATTATTTACGATAACCACTTTTGGGGATTGCTAATTGCTCATAACTGTGCAACTCCTCGAAGGTGGCAACCCTTAGAGATTGACTTGCTCAAAGAACTGGGGATTCAAGTTGGCATTGCAATTCGCCAAGCGGAACTCTATCAACAGGTGCAGAATGAACTGACCGATCGCAGACGAGTAGAAGCAGAATTACGGGAGAGCGAAGAATGGCTGCAATTGGCACTGTCAGCCTCTCGGATGGGAACGTGGAACTGGAACATCCTAACGGGAAAAATTTCCTGGTCGGATAACCTGGAAGCCTTATTTGGACTGGAACAAGGAGAATTTGACGGTTCATTCGAGATGTTTGTGGCGCGAGTCCACCCTGACGATCGCGATCGCCTACTAGCAGCCATCGATCATGCGATCGCCACTAGAGAAGACTATGAAATTGAATTTCGAGTAGTATATCCCAACGGTAAGATTCGGTGGGCACTGAGTCAGGGCAAGGTACTTTACGACCAACACGGACAACCGATTCAGATGGCGGGTATCGATCTAGATATCACCGAACGTAAACGATCAGCCGAAACTCTGCGTGAGAGTGAGGAACGTTTTCGCCAACTCGCAGAAAATATTGATGCGGTGTTTTGGATCAAAGAGGTGTTGGAAAATCGAGTTAGCTATGTCAGTCCTGCATATAAAAAACTGTGGGGATTGAACCCGCAGGACTTGTATCAAGGACAACAAGCATGGATCGATCGTATCCACCCAGAGGATCGAGAAGCGACAGACAGAGCATTTCATGAAAAAGCTGTTGCCGGTCAATTTGATCAAGAATATCGGATTATTTTACCCGATGGTAGTATTCGCTGGGTTCGCGATCGCTGCTTTACGCTGCGAGATGAAACAGGAGAGATTTATCGGTTTGCCGGGATTGCCGAAGACATCAGCGATCGCAAACAGGCAGAGCTTGCTTTGCGCCAGAGTGAAGAATTTAAAAACCGTATTTTAGATAGTAGTTCTGACTGTATCAAAGTATTAAGCCTCGACGGGCGGCTGCTGTATATGAATACAGGTGGACTATGCTTAATGGAAATTGACGACTTAGATTCCTACCTGAATACTGAATGGCTCTGCTCCTGGGAAGACGGCTATCGGCAACAGGCAGAGCAGGCACTCGCTGCCGCTAAAACAGGTGAAGTCAGCATTTTTCGTGGATACTGCCCAACCGTAAAAGGCACTCCCAAATGGTGGGAAGTGGTCGTTAGCCCGATTTTGGATGCTTCCGGGCAACTAGAACGAATCTTATTGATTTCACGAGATATCACAGAACGTAAAAAGACAGAACTCCTATTGCAGGAGAACGAAGCCCGGTTGAAACTGGCGTACAAAGCTACGCGATCAGGAGTATGGGATTGGGGCATTACCCGCAACATAGCTCATGTATCTGAAGAATACTGTAATTTATTCGGGCTTGACCCAACCACACAGGAAGTCAGCTTTGAACTGTGGTTAAGTCTCGTGTACCCAGACGATCGCACTTCTGCCAATGAAATAGTGAGTCGTACCATCCAGCAACAGCAAGAGTATTATGAAACTGATTACCGCATTCTACACCCTGATGGCATTCGCTGGTTAGCAGCTAGAGCTAAGGTTTTCTATGATGCTGCGGGCAATGCAGTACGGATGCTGGGCAACGTGCAAGATATCACCGATCGCAAACAAGCTGAAATCGAACGCGATCGCCTATTGCAACTAGAACAATCAGCCAGAGCCGAAGCCGAACGCGCCAATCGGATCAAAGATGAGTTTTTGGCCGTTCTCTCCCACGAATTGCGATCGCCCCTCAACCCCATTCTCGGCTGGACAAAACTGCTACAAACCCGCAAATTTAGTGAAACCAAAACAGCCGAAGCTTTAGCCACCATCGAACGCAACGCGAAATTGCAAACTCAACTGATTGATGACTTGCTCGATGTCGCCAAAATTCTGCGCGGCAAACTCAGCATCGATGCGACTCCTGTAAATTTGGCCTTTGTGATTGAATCTGCGATCGACACAGTAAGAACCGCAGCTGTTGCTAAATCAATTTTGTTGCATCCGGTGCTGCCGAATATTGGGCAAGTCTCTGGAGATTCCAACCGCCTGCAACAGATCGTTTGGAATTTACTTTCTAACGCGATCAAGTTTACCCCTAACGGAGGACGGGTAGAAATCCGACTACAGCAACTCGATAATCAGGCAGAGATTATTGTCAGTGACACTGGCAAAGGCATTAACCCTGAGTTTCTCCCATATATTTTTGAGTCATTCCGTCAAGAAGATGTCTCAATTACTCGCAAGTATGGCGGGTTAGGATTGGGATTAGCGATCGTCCGGCAATTAGTTGAGGCTCACGGCGGCACGATCGCGGCTGATAGTCCAGGTGAAGGCTTGGGAGCCACCTTTACAGTCCAGTTGCCATTGCTGAATGTTGAACCGGAAATCAAGCGGCCAGATGAGTTGCCACAACCAGCACTCGAACTCACGGGTATTCGAGTTCTCACAGTTGATGATGATGCCGATGCCCGTGAGTTATTAACAGTATTGCTGGCTGAATACGGAGCTACAGTCTTGACTGTTGCCTCTGCGGCAGAAGTATTGGTAAACCTAGAGTCCTTTCAACCCGATGTCTTAGTCAGTGATATTGGAATGCCCGAAGTTGATGGTTATTCCTTGATTCAACAGATCCGCACTTTAACTGCCGAAAAAGGGGGAGAAATTCCCGCGATCGCTTTAACTGCTTATGCCAGAATTGAAGATTCTCAGCGAGCTATAACCAGTGGCTATCAACGGCACGTTACCAAGCCCCTCGATCCAGAAGAATTAGTTGAAGCTGTGGTGACGCTGGTACAGACTAAATTATACCATTCCTCAAAATGA
- the bioF gene encoding 8-amino-7-oxononanoate synthase, with the protein MTDPYAWLEQSLATIHRADWYRSVQPINGRPGATVVLAGQEVINFASNDYLGLAGDERLMAAATAAIAEFGTGSTGSRLLSGHRQLHRELEEAIASTKQTEDSLVFSSGYLANLGAITALVGKRDLVLSDQYNHSSLKNGAILSSAAVVEYPHCDIAVLKTQLSEQRQNYRRCLILTDSVFSMDGDLCPLPALLDLADQFSCMLLVDEAHATGVIGKTGAGCVEHFGCTGKQLIQVGTLSKALGSLGGYVAGSSLLIDFLRNRSPSWIYTTGLSPADTAAALAAIKIVQQEPQHRAQLWQNVHYLKNLLQQQLPNLKLLPSESPILCFQLPSATDALKAGKQLREAGIFAPAIRPPTVPTSRIRISLMATHEAAHIEKLVAVLKDINYTDHELSKTN; encoded by the coding sequence ATGACTGATCCTTATGCTTGGCTAGAACAGTCCTTAGCAACAATTCATCGGGCAGACTGGTATCGTTCGGTACAACCTATCAATGGTCGTCCGGGTGCAACGGTGGTTTTAGCTGGGCAAGAGGTAATTAATTTTGCCAGTAATGACTATTTGGGATTGGCTGGGGATGAGCGGTTGATGGCAGCTGCAACTGCTGCGATCGCCGAATTTGGAACTGGTAGTACTGGTTCTAGATTACTCAGTGGGCATCGACAATTACACAGGGAGTTAGAGGAGGCGATCGCATCTACCAAACAAACAGAAGATTCCTTGGTATTTAGTTCAGGGTATCTAGCAAATTTGGGTGCAATTACTGCCCTCGTTGGCAAGCGTGATTTAGTTTTATCAGACCAGTACAATCATTCCAGTCTGAAAAATGGAGCGATTCTCAGTAGTGCAGCAGTTGTGGAATACCCGCACTGTGATATTGCAGTCCTAAAAACTCAGTTGAGTGAACAGCGGCAAAACTACCGACGCTGTTTGATTCTTACTGATAGCGTCTTTAGCATGGATGGCGATTTATGTCCATTACCTGCACTGTTGGATCTCGCTGATCAATTTAGCTGTATGCTGCTAGTCGATGAAGCCCATGCCACTGGGGTCATAGGAAAAACTGGCGCTGGGTGTGTCGAGCATTTTGGCTGCACGGGAAAACAGTTAATTCAAGTCGGCACTTTGAGTAAAGCTTTGGGTAGTTTAGGCGGATACGTAGCGGGAAGTAGCCTCCTAATTGACTTTTTGCGAAACCGCTCACCCAGTTGGATTTATACCACTGGGCTTTCGCCTGCTGATACGGCAGCAGCCCTAGCAGCAATCAAGATAGTGCAACAAGAACCGCAACACCGTGCCCAATTGTGGCAAAACGTACATTATTTGAAAAATTTACTGCAACAACAGTTACCAAACTTAAAATTACTGCCTTCTGAATCACCTATATTATGTTTTCAATTGCCCAGTGCTACAGATGCACTCAAAGCTGGAAAACAGCTAAGAGAGGCTGGTATTTTTGCCCCAGCAATTCGTCCTCCTACAGTGCCCACAAGTCGGATCAGAATATCTTTAATGGCAACTCATGAAGCAGCACATATTGAAAAATTGGTAGCAGTGCTGAAGGATATCAATTACACCGATCACGAGCTATCAAAGACTAATTAA
- a CDS encoding DUF4351 domain-containing protein: MSFDNLCKLLSEKHPATFASWVLGTPQTSVKVLKTELSIEPIRADYVTFLQLQGRILHLEFQTKLESTPPLPLRMLDYWVRLYRLYRLPITQVVVLLLPPAPGTVIETVFCVETTRHEYRVIRLWEENPELFLNEPALLPLAPLAATTQPQALLQQVVGKVNQLELRQRPEISAYTQILAGLKYNQDLIRQLFREGMMRESVIYQEILAEGEQRGEQRERALILRQLTRRVGELPQEVLDRIETLSLEQLENLGEALLDFQAIADLETWFGTLDVGVKIT; the protein is encoded by the coding sequence ATGTCTTTTGATAACCTCTGCAAACTGCTGTCAGAAAAACATCCTGCTACCTTTGCCAGTTGGGTATTAGGAACACCGCAAACTTCCGTCAAAGTCCTCAAAACCGAATTGAGTATCGAACCAATTCGCGCTGATTATGTAACATTTTTACAACTACAAGGACGCATTCTCCACCTGGAATTTCAAACCAAACTAGAATCTACGCCACCCCTACCCCTGCGGATGCTAGATTATTGGGTACGCTTGTATCGTTTATATCGTCTACCAATAACGCAAGTTGTCGTATTACTGCTTCCCCCTGCACCCGGAACAGTAATTGAAACTGTCTTCTGTGTCGAAACTACCCGTCATGAATATCGCGTGATTCGCTTATGGGAAGAAAATCCTGAACTATTCCTCAATGAGCCAGCTTTGTTACCATTAGCACCACTGGCCGCAACCACGCAACCTCAAGCTTTGTTGCAACAAGTTGTGGGAAAAGTTAATCAACTTGAACTAAGACAACGACCAGAAATTTCCGCGTATACCCAAATCTTAGCGGGGTTAAAATACAATCAAGACTTGATTCGACAATTATTTCGGGAGGGTATGATGCGCGAGTCAGTAATTTATCAAGAAATTCTCGCTGAAGGTGAACAACGCGGCGAACAAAGAGAACGAGCGCTGATTCTCCGTCAGCTTACTCGAAGGGTGGGAGAATTACCCCAAGAGGTGCTAGATCGTATTGAAACTCTCTCTTTAGAACAATTAGAAAATCTCGGTGAAGCATTGTTGGATTTTCAGGCGATCGCGGATTTAGAAACCTGGTTTGGTACATTAGACGTAGGAGTGAAAATAACGTAG
- a CDS encoding sucrose-phosphate phosphatase: MKPFLFVTDLDDTLVYRTVGDDSALPELNQLLKRHRQEYGTKIVYSTGRSPVLYKELQAQKNLLQPDALVLSVGTEIYFDGTDTPDSGWSEILSAGWERETVLSITRKYRELVRQPDSEQRPFKVSFFLEQEVSANVLPQLEAELQKSKLNVKLIYSSGIDLDIVPHSSDKGQAMQFLRQKWKFAAEQTVVCGDSGNDIALFAVGNERGIIVGNARKELLQWHDEYPVDHRYLAKGFCAGGIIEGLNYFGLL, from the coding sequence ATGAAACCATTTCTGTTTGTAACCGATTTAGATGACACCCTCGTATATCGGACTGTGGGTGATGACAGCGCTTTGCCAGAACTAAATCAACTGCTGAAGAGACATCGCCAAGAATACGGCACTAAGATTGTTTATTCTACCGGGCGATCGCCTGTACTTTACAAAGAACTCCAAGCCCAAAAAAATCTTTTGCAACCAGATGCCCTTGTCCTTTCCGTCGGTACAGAAATCTACTTTGATGGTACTGATACTCCAGACTCAGGTTGGTCAGAAATCCTCTCTGCGGGATGGGAACGGGAAACTGTATTATCTATTACCCGCAAATACCGTGAGTTAGTTCGGCAACCAGATTCAGAACAGCGTCCCTTCAAAGTGAGTTTTTTTCTAGAACAAGAAGTATCTGCGAATGTTCTACCACAACTTGAAGCAGAGTTGCAGAAATCTAAATTAAATGTAAAGTTAATCTACAGTAGCGGTATTGACCTTGACATTGTACCCCATAGCAGCGATAAAGGTCAGGCAATGCAGTTTTTACGCCAAAAGTGGAAATTTGCAGCAGAACAAACAGTTGTCTGTGGTGATTCGGGTAATGATATTGCTTTATTTGCTGTAGGCAACGAACGGGGAATCATTGTGGGGAATGCCCGAAAAGAGTTACTCCAATGGCACGATGAGTATCCCGTTGATCATCGCTACCTGGCAAAAGGTTTTTGTGCAGGTGGAATTATTGAAGGCTTAAATTATTTTGGTCTCTTGTAA
- the ruvA gene encoding Holliday junction branch migration protein RuvA, whose protein sequence is MISYLKGIVAGIQTIGANRVILTLEVNGLGYDLQVPQRLANQLPESGGVAQIFTHFQIREEVPFLYGFASPSERDLFRHLLTVTGIGAALAIALLDTLELPDLVQAIIAGNTQILIQAPGVGKKIAERICLELKSKLVEWRKSAGFFVATGGPAPGILEEVQMTLFALGYTAHEVSHALHVVSEDIGLPKDAYVEDWIKQAIAHLSSEQV, encoded by the coding sequence ATGATTAGTTATCTAAAAGGTATAGTCGCTGGTATCCAAACAATTGGCGCTAATCGCGTGATTCTGACTCTGGAAGTGAATGGCTTGGGGTACGATTTGCAAGTTCCCCAACGGCTAGCAAACCAGTTACCAGAGTCGGGAGGAGTAGCGCAAATTTTTACCCATTTCCAAATTCGCGAAGAAGTGCCCTTTCTATATGGCTTTGCTTCGCCATCTGAACGCGATTTATTTCGCCACTTGCTGACTGTCACAGGGATTGGTGCAGCCTTAGCGATCGCACTCCTGGACACTCTGGAACTACCAGATTTAGTCCAAGCAATTATCGCTGGCAATACACAAATCTTAATTCAGGCTCCAGGTGTGGGTAAAAAAATCGCTGAACGCATCTGTTTGGAACTGAAAAGCAAATTAGTCGAGTGGCGCAAATCAGCCGGGTTCTTCGTCGCCACAGGTGGGCCAGCACCAGGAATTCTCGAAGAGGTGCAAATGACTCTCTTCGCCTTGGGATATACTGCCCATGAGGTCAGTCACGCCCTCCATGTAGTCAGTGAAGATATTGGACTACCCAAAGATGCCTATGTCGAAGATTGGATTAAACAAGCGATCGCTCATCTCAGTAGCGAACAAGTTTAA
- a CDS encoding 4Fe-4S binding protein, producing MTSPEMVLWLQERTSLGILSPEVLNAIAQQIEEQVVSAETDLVSEGTPPEALYILVEGQLESNSTNETNPALACGFLPGAVIELKELLLDELTPFTITTVTECHLWVVPAAKFRELATQYPEIAQAFSRQLAQELAQVTSALGYEQERSLALRPYLVTKAQRGIVGTSRYAVRLREQIREAAADSKSVDIFGEPGLEKDNIAALIHFGSPKRREPIIKVNCGILQTSGADLFGRAGGKPGLLEWLGEGTLVLNNIQELPEELLSPVTQLLKTGTYTPVARSGEPSPEPRPSKARILIVSEKTQPTIERSVGHIIKVPPLRVRKADIQTQVEYYTSLYIRSRGVPKPHITPEALRRLQSYDFPGNLKELKNLVERAIVQAEGANELTEEIFWPAETKKKRFRVNLLNAYPSLRRFLRSPWWPDRINYGFTATAFAITVAVLFIGPQTRDRNFVLNLFWAWWWPFFLFLFPFLGRIWCSVCPFMIYGEITQKLSLWLWPRKLKRWPREQAEKWGGWFMFGLFSLIFLWEELWHLENTAYLSACLLLLITSGAMIFSALFERRFWCRYLCPIGGMNGLFAKLSMTELRAQQGICSASCTTYQCYKGGPQKGEGLETNGCPLYSHPAQLEDNRDCVLCMTCLKACPHRSVEFNLRPPGIELWTTHVPRTYEVALLFLLLGGIYLHRLPELQSWLGLQLDLTQFWQHLGLSLLVLIIPAILTFGAYSLLQVFNFNRKPRSFVELAYGYLPLVLGGNLAHYLRLGLGEGGRILPVTFATLGLSGEQLPILVAHPAVIAFLQGATIIFSVLMTILLTQKIAKQPVRSLLWQHLAAIGLGVSMWAIIVF from the coding sequence CAGAAGTTTTAAATGCGATCGCTCAACAAATTGAAGAACAAGTAGTGAGTGCCGAAACTGACTTAGTTAGCGAAGGCACTCCTCCAGAAGCTCTTTATATTCTTGTAGAAGGTCAACTAGAAAGCAATAGCACCAATGAAACCAACCCAGCTTTAGCTTGTGGATTCCTTCCAGGAGCAGTGATTGAACTCAAAGAATTGCTGTTGGATGAATTAACTCCGTTCACAATTACTACAGTAACTGAATGTCACTTGTGGGTTGTGCCTGCTGCTAAATTTCGTGAATTAGCCACCCAATACCCCGAAATTGCTCAAGCTTTTTCGCGTCAATTGGCTCAAGAATTAGCTCAAGTAACATCTGCACTTGGCTATGAACAAGAACGTTCCCTCGCTTTGCGGCCATATTTAGTTACTAAGGCGCAACGGGGAATTGTCGGTACAAGTCGCTATGCTGTGCGGCTGCGGGAGCAAATTCGAGAAGCTGCTGCTGACAGTAAATCAGTAGATATTTTCGGTGAACCAGGGTTAGAAAAAGACAACATAGCAGCCCTCATCCACTTTGGTTCTCCAAAACGGCGAGAACCAATTATTAAAGTAAATTGTGGTATTCTCCAAACGAGCGGTGCAGATTTATTTGGTCGCGCTGGTGGCAAACCAGGATTGTTGGAATGGTTGGGAGAAGGTACTCTAGTTCTCAACAACATCCAAGAATTGCCCGAAGAATTATTATCTCCCGTGACGCAGTTGCTCAAAACTGGTACGTATACCCCCGTGGCTCGTTCTGGAGAACCATCACCTGAACCTCGCCCCAGTAAAGCCAGAATTCTGATTGTTTCAGAAAAAACTCAGCCGACAATTGAACGCTCTGTTGGTCACATTATTAAAGTACCACCGCTACGGGTGCGAAAAGCCGATATTCAGACACAGGTTGAATATTATACCAGTCTCTACATTCGATCTAGAGGCGTTCCGAAACCGCACATTACCCCAGAAGCTTTGCGTCGCCTCCAGTCTTATGATTTTCCTGGCAACCTCAAAGAATTGAAAAATCTGGTTGAAAGGGCGATCGTGCAAGCTGAGGGTGCCAATGAATTAACAGAAGAAATTTTCTGGCCAGCCGAAACTAAGAAAAAACGATTTCGGGTGAATCTGTTAAATGCCTATCCCTCTTTACGGCGGTTTTTACGTAGTCCTTGGTGGCCCGATCGCATTAACTATGGTTTTACTGCAACGGCTTTTGCGATCACAGTTGCAGTATTATTTATTGGGCCACAAACCCGCGATCGCAATTTCGTATTAAATCTATTTTGGGCTTGGTGGTGGCCTTTCTTCTTATTTCTCTTTCCTTTTTTGGGACGTATCTGGTGTTCTGTTTGTCCCTTCATGATTTACGGGGAAATTACCCAAAAGTTATCTCTCTGGCTGTGGCCTCGAAAACTCAAACGCTGGCCAAGAGAACAAGCTGAGAAATGGGGCGGATGGTTCATGTTTGGTTTGTTCTCCCTAATTTTTTTATGGGAAGAACTCTGGCATTTAGAAAATACTGCCTACCTCAGCGCTTGTTTACTATTGTTAATTACCTCTGGGGCGATGATTTTCTCGGCTCTTTTTGAGCGGCGATTTTGGTGTCGGTATCTCTGCCCCATTGGCGGGATGAATGGTTTATTTGCCAAACTCTCAATGACGGAACTCCGGGCACAGCAAGGTATTTGTTCTGCTAGTTGTACCACTTATCAATGTTATAAAGGTGGGCCGCAAAAGGGTGAAGGGCTGGAAACCAATGGATGTCCTTTATACTCCCACCCAGCGCAGTTAGAAGATAACCGAGATTGCGTACTGTGTATGACTTGCCTCAAAGCTTGTCCCCATCGTTCCGTTGAATTTAACTTACGTCCCCCTGGTATTGAACTGTGGACAACTCATGTACCCCGCACTTATGAAGTAGCATTATTGTTTTTGCTGTTGGGTGGGATATATCTACATCGCTTGCCAGAGTTGCAGTCTTGGTTGGGGTTACAACTAGATTTAACTCAGTTTTGGCAACATTTGGGATTATCGCTGCTAGTGTTAATTATCCCAGCAATTCTTACCTTTGGGGCTTATAGCTTGCTCCAAGTGTTCAACTTTAACCGTAAGCCTCGATCATTTGTAGAGCTTGCCTATGGCTACCTACCATTAGTTTTGGGGGGAAATTTAGCTCACTATTTGCGTTTGGGCTTGGGTGAAGGCGGGCGAATTTTACCCGTCACCTTTGCTACTCTTGGTTTGAGTGGTGAACAATTGCCAATATTGGTTGCTCACCCTGCGGTGATTGCCTTCTTACAAGGTGCAACCATAATTTTCTCAGTGTTAATGACTATATTATTAACGCAAAAGATTGCCAAGCAACCAGTGCGATCGCTCCTTTGGCAACACCTAGCTGCGATCGGGTTGGGAGTTAGTATGTGGGCAATTATCGTGTTTTAA